From one Macaca nemestrina isolate mMacNem1 chromosome 5, mMacNem.hap1, whole genome shotgun sequence genomic stretch:
- the LOC139363157 gene encoding NADH dehydrogenase [ubiquinone] 1 alpha subcomplex subunit 5-like, protein MGQGVPKKTTGPVGLAACENPHERLRILYTKILDVLEQISKNAAYKKCTEQITNERLAMLKVEPEKKKLEDQLQGGQIEEGIHQAENELSLVRKTMQWKPWEALVEEPPANQWKQPI, encoded by the exons ATGGGACAAGGTGTGCCAAAGAAGACTACTGGTCCTGTAGGATTGGCTGCATGTGAGAATCCACATGAGAGGCTAAGAATACTGTACACAAAGATCCTTGATGTTCTTGAGCAAATCTCTAAAAATGCAGCATATAAAAAGTGTACAGAACAGATTACAAATGAGAGGTTGGCTATGCTTAAAGTGGAaccag aaaaaaaaaaattagaagaccaACTTCAAGGAGGTCAGATAGAAGAGGGGATTCATCAGGCTGAAAATGAACTGAGTCTGGTGAGAAAAACAATGCAGTGGAAACCATGGGAGGCATTAGTGGAAGAGCCTCCTGCCAATCAGTGGAAACAGccaatataa